A genomic region of Lycorma delicatula isolate Av1 chromosome 4, ASM4794821v1, whole genome shotgun sequence contains the following coding sequences:
- the LOC142323176 gene encoding uncharacterized protein LOC142323176 encodes MNFSTFTGLATAPQFLTNGDTNSVLSQAADPSPTNSLYQHPSHNVSDYSEDKTICSTAPTSVVGNNGSNNNGSGSNDNADEARSSDWINLSNASSREEKKDFSAFTVTPSTTNQAVGVLWPTNTMTQNASTMTDLEVPDNSCKSTITKDSDENSLASYGNWDSCSKIHLQRQGNAMAEYLARLQPSTLPLSIQQFLNRHNIKPMPVTGLKKKTNEFKPRNSEVTVTTALDGSTLYYCPECRMAYPERERLEAHMAVHRSERRFECNVCGASLKRKEHLDQHKLRHSEERPFVCEICLKAFKRNEHLRRHFIIHSGNKKHSCPECGKAFSRKDHLNKHTQTHMTKRIKLDNIGESIISHTVD; translated from the exons ATGAATTTTTCAACTTTCACTGGTTTAGCTACGGCTCCTCAGTTTTTAACAAATGGTGATACTAACTCTGTTTTAAGTCAGGCGGCTGACCCAAGTCCTACTAATTCCTTATATCAACATCCTAGTCATAATGTTAGTGATTATTCCGAAGATAAGACTATTTGTTCTACCGCTCCAACATCTGTTGTGGGTAATAATGGAAGTAACAATAACGGTAGTGGTAGTAATGATAATGCAGATGAGGCTAGGTCATCAGACTGGATTAATCTATCTAATGCAAGttcaagagaagaaaaaaaagattttagtgCTTTCACTGTTACACCATCTACTACAAATCAAGCAGTGGGAGTTTTGTGGCCAACAAATACTATGACACAAAATGCATCAACTATGACAGATTTGGAGGTCCCTGACAATTCATGTAAAAGTACCATTACCAAAGATAGTGATGAAAATAGTTTAGCGTCTTATGGAAATTGGGATAGTTGCTCTAAAATTCACCTTCAGCGTCAAGGAAATGCTATGGCTGAGTATTTAGCACGTCTTCAACCTTCAACTCTGCCTTTAAGCATTCAGCAATTTTTAAATCGACATAATATAAAACCAATGCCTGTTACAggcttaaaaaagaaaacaaatgaatttaaacCAAGAAATAGTGAGGTAACAGTTACTACTGCTTTGGATGGCTCTACTTTGTACTACTGCCCAGAGTGTCGTATGGCATATCCAGAGAGGGAACGTTTAGAAGCACATATGGCTG TGCATAGATCTGAGCGTAGGTTTGAATGTAATGTTTGTGGAGCTTCACTGAAAAGAAAAGAACATCTAGATCAGCATAAGCTTCGTCATAGTGAAGAAAGGCCTTTTGTTTGTGAAATTTGTCTTAAAGCATTCAAAAGAAATGAACATCTTCGTagacattttattatacattctGGCAATAAAAAGCACTCGTGTCCTGAGTGTGGTAAAGCTTTTTCACGTAAagatcatttaaataaacataccCAGACTCATATGACAAAAcgaataaaattagataatatcGGGGAATCTATTATAAGTCATACTGTTGATTga
- the LOC142323175 gene encoding metalloendopeptidase OMA1, mitochondrial-like: MHEVRSMLMSSGFRFFCLKRYGTYLTYRNFIFSQSTNKSIPPLSYNVCTCNFHTSKPACALPPLFWALARPVLKVGAVMLGRGIRKWWQILPKEKKKHFVQSLIEWKCTVLGWCFGFTGISYAYYYYHVEDHPVTKRKRFVIFSDDQILQITNLQISMEADNYENNKLPVYHPSYKQVKEVIHRLLEGNKDLPQVIDKVWFVTVLNNDAVNAFVFPNGHVFVYTGMLKECQNDDQLGIILGHEMAHAILGHSGEKLSNVHITEMFLMVPLVILWSVFPGMVALLYQIMTSYFINVQIELPYSRTLETEADEFGLKLAAKSCFDVRQAVVFWKNMSDRSDPLSNKFEFLSSHPSHEHRQKMFEKELPLALKLRKLCKCPDLY, encoded by the exons ATGCATGAAGTTAGGAGCATGTTAATGTCGTCTGGTTTCaggtttttctgtttaaaaagatACGGTACTTATTTAActtacagaaattttatatttagtcagTCAACAAATAAAAGTATTCCACCGCTGAGCTATAATGTCTGTACCTGTAACTTTCATACTTCTAAGCCTGCCTGCGCTCTACCACCATTATTTTGGGCTCTTGCACGACCAGTACTTAAAGTCGGGGCAGTTATGCTCGGAAGAGGCATCCGAAAATGGTGGCAAATACttccaaaagaaaagaaaaaacattttgtacaatCATTAATTGAGTGGAAGTGTACAGTATTAG GGTGGTGTTTCGGTTTCACTGGAATCTCATATGCATATTATTACTACCATGTTGAAGACCACCCTGTTACCAAAAGGAAAAGATTTGTGATATTTTCTGATGATCAGATCTTACAAATTACAAATCTTCAAATATCTATG gaggctgataattatgaaaataacaaactaCCAGTGTATCATCCGTCATATAAGCAAGTTAAAGAAGTGATTCATCGGTTGTTGGAGGGAAATAAAGACCTTCCACAGGTTATAGACAAAGTTTGGTTTGTTACTGTACTCAATAACGATGCTGTTAATGCTTTTGTTTTTCCG aatGGCCATGTTTTTGTTTATACTGGTATGTTAAAGGAAtgtcaaaatgatgatcaacttggCATTATTCTTGGACATGAAATGGCTCATGCAATTCTTGGACATTCT GGTGAGAAGCTGAGCAATGTCCATATTACAGAGATGTTTCTAATGGTTCCACTTGTGATACTTTGGTCTGTATTTCCTGGTATGGTTGCCTTGTTGTACCAGataatgacttcatattttattaatgtacagaTTGAGTTACCATATAGTCGAACTTTGGAAACTGAAGCAGATGAGTTTGGTCTTAAGTTGGCTGCAAAG AGTTGTTTTGATGTACGACAAGCTGTTGTCTTTTGGAAAAATATGTCTGACAGGTCCGATCCACTAagtaacaaatttgaatttttatcatctCATCCCAGTCATGAGCACAgacaaaaaatgtttgagaaagaGTTGCCTCTTGCActcaaattaagaaaattatgtaaa TGCCCAGATCTGTATTAG